A window from Camelus dromedarius isolate mCamDro1 chromosome 9, mCamDro1.pat, whole genome shotgun sequence encodes these proteins:
- the SLC7A6OS gene encoding probable RNA polymerase II nuclear localization protein SLC7A6OS, whose amino-acid sequence MDTRGAAVVRVKRKRSAEPAEALVLACKRLRSSADESGTQETPLEGLERAAENNVFQLVATVRSQEEPVQPLVRAALRPSLGSQQRIRHNLRASAREFQQEGRYRVVSSRRSSGIPSGGLESEDAPRNPEAAVDAGFQLLDLVHEEGDPEPAAAVSYKTCDPDVILCNSVELIRERLTISEEGAVVGHQEEQKDDYVYDIYYLDKATPGWIENILSVQPYSQEWELVNDDQQPEDIYEDEDDENSENNWRNEYPEEENSDEDEDSRGSDEYSSLSEEERDHSRPQIWSKYPLDVQKEFGYDSPHDLNSD is encoded by the exons ATGGATACTCGCGGGGCCGCTGTGGTCCGCGTGAAGAGAAAGCGCAGCGCGGAGCCCGCTGAGGCGCTCGTCCTCGCTTGTAAACGCCTCCGCTCCAGCGCAGATGAGTCGGGAACCCAGGAGACACCCCTAGAGGGTCTGGAGAGAGCAGCGGAAAACAATGTCTTCCAGTTGGTGGCTACTGTGCGCTCCCAG GAGGAGCCCGTCCAGCCGCTTGTGCGGGCTGCTCTGCGCCCGTCCCTGGGCAGCCAGCAACGTATCCGCCATAATCTCCGCGCGTCGGCTCGGGAGTTCCAGCAGGAGGGTCGCTACAGGGTGGTTTCCAGCCGCCGATCCTCGGGGATTCCTTCTGGCGGCTTGGAGTCCGAGGACGCACCGAGAAACCCAGAGGCTGCCGTGGATGCAGGCTTCCAGTTATTGGACCTGGTACACGAGGAAGGAGACCCAGAGCCCGCCGCCGCGGTCTCCTACAAA ACATGTGATCCAGATGTGATCCTCTGCAATTCTGTAGAGTTGATCCGTGAGCGGTTAACTATATCTGAAGAAGGAGCAGTAGTCGGGCACCAGGAGGAACAGAAGGACGACTATGTGTATGACATTTACTATTTGGACAAGGCCACTCCAGGATGGATTGAGAATATCCTCTCCGTGCAGCCTTACAGCCAGGAGTGGGAGTTG GTGAATGATGACCAGCAACCAGAGGACATttatgaagatgaagatgatgagAACAGTGAGAATAACTGGCGGAATGAGTATCCAGAGGAGGAGAACAGTGACGAAGATGAAGATTCCAGAG GCTCTGATGAATACAGCAGCCTCAGTGAAGAAGAAAGAGACCACAGTAGACCACAGATATGGAGCAAATACCCTCTGGATGTGCAGAAGGAGTTTGGCTATGACAGCCCCCATGACCTGAATTCAGACTGA